Proteins co-encoded in one Nitratireductor kimnyeongensis genomic window:
- a CDS encoding metal ABC transporter permease, whose product MNSFLETLMLPFAFPFMQQAFIISVLIAAPMALLSCFLVLKGWSLMGDAVSHAVLPGVVIAYIIGIPFAIGAFVAGMTCVVGIGYLKENSRVKEDTIMGVVFSGMFGLGLLLYTKIQTEVHLDHILFGDMLGVTWGDIVQTGIIALFVCVAILLFRRDLLLNAFDGQHAKAIGLPVRMLHYGLLSILSLTIVAALTAVGIILAIALLIGPGAVAFLLVRRFDKMLLVSLAVALFSSFFGVYLSFFLDSAPAPTIVLLMTVLFLAAFVHTLRRNAREDAARLADTGAAG is encoded by the coding sequence ATGAACAGCTTTCTAGAGACGCTGATGCTACCTTTCGCTTTTCCCTTCATGCAGCAGGCATTCATCATCTCGGTGCTGATCGCGGCACCGATGGCGCTGCTGTCCTGTTTTCTGGTCCTCAAGGGCTGGTCGCTGATGGGTGATGCGGTGAGCCATGCGGTGCTGCCCGGCGTTGTGATTGCCTATATCATCGGCATACCTTTCGCCATCGGTGCCTTCGTCGCCGGCATGACCTGCGTTGTGGGCATCGGCTATCTGAAGGAGAACAGTCGGGTGAAAGAAGACACGATCATGGGCGTGGTCTTCTCCGGCATGTTCGGGCTTGGCCTTTTGCTCTACACCAAAATTCAGACGGAAGTGCATCTCGACCACATCCTGTTTGGTGACATGCTGGGCGTGACTTGGGGCGATATCGTGCAGACGGGGATCATCGCACTTTTCGTTTGCGTGGCGATCCTGCTGTTTCGACGGGATCTGCTTCTGAATGCGTTCGATGGGCAGCACGCCAAGGCGATCGGCCTGCCGGTGCGGATGCTCCATTACGGGCTGTTGTCCATCCTCTCGCTCACCATCGTGGCAGCGTTAACGGCAGTAGGGATCATTTTGGCGATTGCGCTTCTGATCGGGCCGGGGGCAGTTGCCTTTCTGCTGGTCAGGCGGTTCGACAAGATGCTGCTGGTCAGCCTGGCAGTGGCGCTTTTTTCGTCGTTCTTTGGCGTTTATCTCAGCTTCTTCCTCGATAGCGCGCCAGCGCCGACGATCGTGCTCTTGATGACGGTTCTCTTCTTGGCCGCGTTCGTCCACACACTGCGTCGCAATGCGCGGGAGGATGCGGCGCGGCTTGCGGACACAGGGGCCGCCGGTTGA
- a CDS encoding metal ABC transporter permease has product MSAYLLEPFSYGYMVNAMWVSALVGGVCAFLSAYLMLKGWSLIGDALSHSIVPGVAGAYMLGLPFSIGAFFAGGLAAGAMFFLNQRTKLREDAIIGLIFTSFFGLGLFMVSLSPAAVNIQTIVLGNILAITPSDTLQLVIISAVTLLVLAFKWKDLMVAFFDENHARSIGLNPGFLRFVFFTLLSACTVAAMQTVGAFLVIAMVVTPGATAYLLTDRFPRLVAIAVAIGALSSCVGAYTSYFLDGATGGIIVVLQTLAFLTAFIFAPKHGLLASRRRAREALEGDTQEIGA; this is encoded by the coding sequence ATGAGCGCCTATTTGCTCGAACCATTTTCCTACGGATACATGGTCAACGCCATGTGGGTGAGCGCGCTGGTGGGCGGTGTCTGTGCCTTCCTCTCCGCCTATCTGATGCTCAAGGGCTGGTCGCTGATCGGCGATGCGCTTTCCCATTCCATCGTGCCGGGCGTGGCCGGGGCCTACATGCTGGGCCTGCCGTTTTCCATCGGCGCTTTCTTTGCCGGCGGGCTTGCGGCCGGTGCGATGTTCTTTCTCAATCAGCGCACCAAACTGCGCGAGGACGCCATCATCGGCCTGATCTTCACCTCATTTTTCGGGCTCGGACTGTTCATGGTTTCGCTGTCACCGGCGGCTGTGAACATACAGACCATCGTTCTTGGCAACATTCTTGCCATCACGCCATCGGACACGCTGCAACTCGTCATCATTTCTGCTGTTACGTTGCTTGTTCTTGCCTTCAAATGGAAGGACCTGATGGTCGCCTTCTTTGATGAGAACCATGCACGCTCCATCGGGCTCAATCCGGGATTTCTACGGTTCGTGTTTTTCACGCTTCTGAGCGCGTGCACGGTGGCCGCCATGCAGACGGTGGGAGCGTTTCTCGTGATCGCCATGGTGGTGACCCCCGGGGCAACGGCTTATCTCCTGACGGACCGGTTTCCGCGGCTCGTCGCCATCGCGGTGGCGATCGGCGCGCTCTCCAGTTGTGTGGGAGCCTATACGAGTTACTTTCTCGATGGGGCGACGGGCGGGATCATCGTGGTGCTGCAGACACTTGCATTTCTGACAGCCTTCATCTTCGCGCCGAAGCACGGGCTTCTGGCCTCGCGGCGACGCGCGCGAGAAGCGCTGGAAGGCGATACGCAGGAGATCGGCGCATGA
- a CDS encoding manganese/iron ABC transporter ATP-binding protein, with translation MNAPVIKKNRKPAAQSAGIDVQDVTVTYRNGHTALRDASFSIPTGTIAALVGVNGSGKSTLFKAIMGFVPLARGQVSILDQPAGRALKRNVVAYVPQAEEVDWNFPVLVEDVVMMGRYGHMNFMRWPRRQDHEMVASALERVGMADYRKRQIGELSGGQKKRVFLARALAQEGRVILLDEPFTGVDVRTEESIIALLKALREEGHVMLVSTHNLGSVPRFCDRTVLINRTVLASGLTPEVFTRGNLEKAFGGVLRQFTLAGADLHEDAEEDSRRLTVLTDDERPFVIYGDEEGASGAGDRK, from the coding sequence ATGAACGCACCCGTGATCAAAAAGAACAGAAAGCCGGCAGCACAGTCTGCCGGCATCGACGTTCAGGATGTGACCGTTACCTATCGGAACGGTCACACGGCGTTACGAGATGCCAGTTTCTCGATCCCAACCGGAACGATCGCGGCGCTTGTCGGCGTCAATGGCAGCGGAAAATCGACGCTCTTCAAGGCGATCATGGGCTTTGTCCCGCTCGCTCGTGGGCAGGTCTCAATTCTGGACCAGCCGGCCGGCCGCGCGCTCAAGCGCAATGTCGTAGCATATGTTCCGCAGGCTGAAGAGGTGGACTGGAATTTCCCGGTCCTGGTCGAAGACGTCGTGATGATGGGGCGCTACGGCCACATGAACTTCATGCGATGGCCGCGCCGACAGGACCATGAAATGGTCGCTTCCGCGCTCGAGCGCGTAGGGATGGCCGATTACAGGAAGCGACAGATCGGTGAACTATCGGGCGGTCAGAAAAAACGTGTTTTTTTGGCACGTGCGTTGGCACAGGAAGGGCGGGTTATCCTGCTCGACGAACCGTTTACCGGCGTTGACGTCCGCACGGAAGAATCCATCATCGCGCTTCTGAAGGCGCTGCGGGAGGAAGGTCATGTCATGCTGGTCTCGACGCACAATCTGGGCAGCGTGCCCCGCTTTTGCGATCGGACCGTCCTGATCAACCGCACGGTGCTGGCTTCCGGGCTGACACCGGAAGTCTTTACCCGAGGCAATCTGGAGAAGGCGTTTGGTGGCGTGCTGCGCCAGTTCACGCTGGCCGGAGCCGACCTGCATGAAGACGCGGAAGAGGATTCCCGCCGGCTGACGGTTCTGACAGACGATGAGCGGCCCTTCGTCATATATGGTGACGAGGAAGGGGCATCGGGAGCGGGTGACAGAAAATGA